The Corynebacterium camporealensis genome contains a region encoding:
- a CDS encoding YbjN domain-containing protein has product MTDSSDPFAPEPSSNVLTRMRLAADHHRIEYIDGGNGQLILPHFPAGETRAFLDPENPHFLRFYTIHRGVLGFSDLPALNDFVNDWNFNCLSPTAILDYSSPDEVTVCGRTTVPLQPELSDAQLSGALLSSVTNADTFLEQLALKFPETLTATKPNWDIDTHEEELTPERIAEFLPSIGIEKLHLSDEGPIYAWVNDVFFSFYVENGPTLNIKGHWQPELPPQDFTRVFLICNDWNRTHHAGTAYCSPDEDEVQVKIDYPVNAVAGLSDTQLRVALGLGMKTILHGIDDIALETLGTSPVWWP; this is encoded by the coding sequence ATGACTGACTCCTCAGATCCCTTTGCCCCGGAGCCTTCCTCCAACGTGCTGACCCGCATGCGTTTGGCTGCCGATCACCACCGCATCGAATACATCGACGGCGGCAACGGGCAGCTGATTCTCCCGCACTTCCCCGCCGGTGAAACCCGCGCTTTCTTGGACCCAGAAAACCCACATTTCCTGCGCTTTTATACCATCCACCGCGGCGTACTGGGCTTTTCCGATCTCCCTGCGCTCAATGACTTTGTCAATGACTGGAACTTCAACTGCCTAAGCCCCACGGCCATCCTGGATTACTCCAGCCCCGATGAGGTCACCGTGTGCGGGCGCACCACCGTACCGCTGCAACCTGAGCTTTCCGATGCCCAGCTCTCCGGCGCCCTGCTGTCCTCAGTCACCAATGCCGATACTTTTCTCGAACAACTCGCATTAAAGTTTCCCGAAACGCTCACCGCAACCAAACCAAACTGGGATATCGACACCCACGAAGAAGAACTCACCCCGGAACGCATCGCGGAGTTCCTGCCGAGCATCGGCATTGAAAAACTCCACCTGTCGGACGAAGGCCCCATCTATGCCTGGGTCAACGACGTGTTCTTTTCCTTCTACGTCGAAAATGGCCCCACCCTCAACATCAAAGGCCACTGGCAACCCGAACTGCCACCGCAGGATTTCACCCGCGTGTTCCTTATCTGCAACGACTGGAACCGCACCCACCACGCCGGTACCGCCTACTGCTCCCCCGATGAGGACGAAGTCCAAGTCAAAATCGACTACCCCGTCAACGCCGTCGCCGGCTTAAGCGATACCCAACTCCGCGTCGCCCTGGGCTTAGGCATGAAGACGATCCTGCACGGCATCGACGACATCGCCCTAGAAACCCTAGGCACCTCCCCCGTCTGGTGGCCTTAA
- a CDS encoding TetR family transcriptional regulator — MHLNRPAIVTAALKLLNQYGLGDVTMRRVATSLNAAPGALYWHVSNKQDLIAALAEEILSPILTSEDAPSSDAVGLALSLRTELLRWRDGAEVVSAGLSQPDSEVRAELIELVDATCAHQVPEASAAQLRAAAEAIVHIVLGATLLEQSQVQMLAAESAASVESSGTEKADRLAAQSQSQLVAGVDLILAGLSPNRD, encoded by the coding sequence GTGCACTTAAATCGCCCCGCCATCGTCACTGCTGCCCTGAAGCTGCTTAACCAGTACGGCCTGGGCGATGTCACCATGCGCCGAGTCGCCACCTCTCTTAACGCAGCACCCGGCGCGCTGTACTGGCACGTATCCAACAAACAAGACCTCATCGCAGCGCTAGCCGAGGAGATCCTCTCCCCCATCCTCACGTCGGAAGATGCACCATCCTCCGACGCTGTGGGGTTGGCGCTGTCCCTGCGCACGGAGTTGTTGCGTTGGCGTGATGGTGCTGAGGTGGTCAGTGCTGGTTTGTCGCAGCCTGATTCTGAGGTGCGTGCTGAGCTGATTGAGCTTGTCGATGCCACCTGTGCCCACCAAGTCCCTGAAGCTTCGGCTGCGCAGCTTCGTGCTGCGGCAGAGGCGATTGTGCACATTGTCTTAGGCGCAACGCTGTTGGAGCAGTCCCAGGTGCAGATGTTGGCGGCTGAATCTGCGGCATCGGTTGAGTCTTCAGGCACGGAGAAGGCAGATCGATTAGCTGCGCAATCCCAATCGCAGTTGGTGGCAGGCGTGGACCTTATTCTGGCTGGTCTTTCCCCTAACCGGGACTAG